One genomic region from Actinocatenispora thailandica encodes:
- a CDS encoding protein phosphatase 2C domain-containing protein — MRVTGVSEPRPGKPNEDLLAHRGEVVVVLDGCGVPDSIGGELRRGCRHGVPWYVRSLADELLARAADARETLRDALAGAIEAVTAVHRDECDLSNVDTPACTVTMLRQRGDVLDHLVLSDSSVVFDRRGAGRGIQVVSDDRIAAVRLPGPAIPLDSPARAERDRAGSAARSAKLNRPGGFWVAATDPAAAREALTGSTPVAGVDGVLLATDGATRLVEFGELTWPALLDLAAADPAELVRRTRAAETADPTAIRWPRGKQYDDATAAWCTFV, encoded by the coding sequence ATGCGGGTGACGGGTGTGAGCGAGCCGCGGCCGGGGAAGCCGAACGAGGACCTCCTGGCGCACCGGGGTGAAGTGGTGGTGGTCCTGGACGGTTGCGGCGTGCCGGACAGCATCGGCGGCGAGCTGCGGCGTGGCTGCCGGCACGGCGTCCCGTGGTACGTGCGGTCGCTCGCGGACGAGCTGCTCGCCCGCGCCGCGGATGCGCGCGAGACGTTGCGGGACGCGCTGGCCGGCGCGATCGAGGCGGTCACCGCGGTGCACCGGGACGAGTGCGATCTGTCCAATGTGGATACACCCGCCTGCACCGTGACGATGCTGCGGCAGCGCGGTGACGTGCTCGACCACCTGGTGCTGTCCGACTCGTCGGTGGTGTTCGACCGGCGGGGCGCGGGCCGCGGCATCCAGGTGGTGTCCGACGACCGGATCGCCGCCGTCCGGCTGCCCGGACCGGCGATCCCGCTGGACAGTCCGGCGCGCGCCGAACGCGACCGGGCCGGCAGCGCGGCCCGCTCGGCCAAGCTGAACCGGCCGGGCGGGTTCTGGGTCGCCGCAACGGATCCGGCCGCCGCCCGGGAGGCGCTGACCGGCAGCACCCCGGTGGCCGGCGTCGACGGGGTGCTGCTCGCCACCGACGGCGCGACCCGGCTCGTCGAGTTCGGCGAGCTGACCTGGCCGGCCCTGCTCGACCTCGCCGCCGCCGACCCGGCCGAGCTGGTGCGCCGGACCCGGGCCGCCGAGACGGCCGACCCCACCGCGATCCGCTGGCCGCGGGGCAAGCAGTACGACGACGCCACGGCAGCC